Genomic window (Nitrososphaerales archaeon):
TTACCTTTCTTGAATGCATCCAAAATCTTATTCACTACATGGATACTCTTTTGAGGATGGCAAAGCTGAACCTTCCTCCCAATGACAGCTTTCGTTCGAATGAAGATTCTTTTTTCAGCTTTATTGAAGTACTTCACTATATCTTCTCCATCTACAAAAGTTATTTCGATCGGGATTGTGTTTAATATAGCCTCGATCTCTTCTTTTGATAACATCCCTGTCTCGAATTGCAAACTCCCTTTATCTAAATCCACTTCTTCAGCCCTCTTTATTTCAACTTAATTTCTTGTGGCGGTATTCCTGAATGTAGCTCTTTAATCAATTTCTTTAAAAATTTCTTCTTTTCTTCAGCTATTCCCAATAATTTTTCCCTTTTGCCTTTTACTACGTATTAAACATCTGAGTTAGACTATTAATCCATCTTATAAGATAAAAGATAATCCTTTTGATAAGCGTTGATAACACCCTTCGAACCAGATACTTTTATCGTACTATCATCACGATCCTACTATCTCTTATGAAGAATATTCAATGGTATATGGATGTGATCGATCTATAACATGGCTCAAGACGATAAATTTTGGCTCATGAAGTATCTTAAGGTTTATGGAATGCTATGGGATGCTATGAGATGCGGGGGGTGGGATTTGAACCCACGAACCTTCACCGTGATTACATTCTAAAGTGCCAACCATCTTCACACTATATTGGTGCGGGGGGTGGGATACTCGCCCACCTAGTGAGTGGGTTTCGAACCCACGAACCCCTAAGGGACGAGGTCCTAAGCCTCGCGCCTTTGACCAGACTTGGCGACCCCCGCCAATAATTACATGTTTATTATCTCCTAAAAATCTATTTACATAAAGATAAAGATGCTTCCTTTCTACTCCTAAAATTCTGAAGTTAGTATATGTTGCAAATACCAGCGGTCGGGCATCCACCAGAGTATTCAGAATCCGCACCTACAAACTCTAACGTATCACCCCTCTCCCTTCTTAACTCTGAACCGATGTATAGTACTTGTTCAGGCTTGCTCCCGTACCGATACACCGTAATCCCTTTACACTTCAACTTATAAGCGAGTATAAAGATCTTCTTTACATCTTCAACGGATGCCTCACGGGGTAGATTGACAGTTTTGGATACAGCGTTATCTACGTACTTCTGAAAGGCAGCCTGCATCTTCACATGCCACTCGGGCGCTATATCAAAAGCCGTCACAAATATATTCTTCACATCCTCCGGTATCCCTTTGATATTTTGTATCGAACCTCTCTTCGCGATCTCTCTCATCAATTCTTCACTATAAAAACCCCTCTCCTTCGCTACAGCCTCAAAGTACGGATTGACCTCCAACAACCTGGTACCTTCCAACACATTTCTGATGAATGAGATTGCAAATATGGGCTCTATACCATTCGTACAGCCTGCGATGATCGATATGGTACCCGTAGGTGCTATCGTGGTCAGGGTGGCGTTGCGCATCGCATCGTATCCTCTCTCCTTCCATACACTCTTCTCAAAATTTGGGAATGACCCCTTCTCCTCTGCCAGCTCTACAGAGGTCTTTCTAGCCTCATCAGATATGAACTTCATAACCTTCTCAGCCCATCTCAATCCTTCATCCGAATCGTACCTGACCCCCAACTGGACGAGCATATCGGCGAAGCCCATAACACCCAGACCGATCTTT
Coding sequences:
- a CDS encoding PAS domain-containing protein → MQFETGMLSKEEIEAILNTIPIEITFVDGEDIVKYFNKAEKRIFIRTKAVIGRKVQLCHPQKSIHVVNKILDAFKKG